One Thermoanaerobacter pseudethanolicus ATCC 33223 DNA window includes the following coding sequences:
- the yjeM gene encoding glutamate/gamma-aminobutyrate family transporter YjeM, which yields MTSNVNDAKKLALIPLILMIFTSVFGFTNIPRSFYLMGYGAIPWYILSGITFFIPYAFMMAEYGSAFKEEKGGIYSWMEKSVNPKYAFIGTFMWYASYIIWMVNVSSSIWIPLSNALFGKDTTSTWNLFGLKSTQTLGLLGVIWVITVTYVASKGLKSISKVSSVGGTAVALLNIVLLLGGIFVLIANGGKVAQPIISAHSFTTSPNPAYQSTIAMFAFLVFAIFAYGGLEVVGGLVDQTEKPEKNFPKGLLISALLISIGYSIGIFMVGTFTNWKEVLGTQNVNMANVAYVVMQNLGYKIGQGLGLNEATSLTIGAWFARYVGLSMFLALSGAFFTLSYAPLKQIIEGTPAELWPGKMGKIEGDIPKNAMWVQCAIAVVIIILVSFGGEAAAKFFAKLILMTNVAMTLPYVFLSGAFYSFKKNKQIQKPFAIFKTDSSALIATIIVTATVAFANFFTIIQPAINGDTNSTIWMIVGPLFFSIVALLMYRRYENRKEAAKGKAIQTKIRPGHR from the coding sequence ATGACATCAAATGTAAACGATGCAAAAAAATTAGCTTTGATTCCCCTCATTTTAATGATCTTTACCTCGGTATTTGGCTTTACAAATATTCCTCGTTCTTTCTATTTGATGGGATATGGAGCTATCCCATGGTATATTCTATCAGGTATAACTTTCTTTATACCTTATGCCTTTATGATGGCAGAATATGGTTCAGCTTTTAAAGAAGAAAAAGGTGGCATATATTCTTGGATGGAGAAATCAGTAAACCCAAAGTACGCTTTTATAGGAACTTTCATGTGGTATGCTTCTTATATCATATGGATGGTAAACGTAAGCTCCTCTATATGGATACCTCTTTCCAATGCTTTATTCGGAAAAGACACTACTTCTACGTGGAACCTTTTTGGTTTAAAATCAACTCAAACTTTAGGACTTTTGGGGGTAATATGGGTAATCACTGTAACTTATGTGGCTTCTAAAGGATTAAAAAGTATTTCAAAGGTATCTTCTGTAGGTGGAACTGCAGTTGCTTTATTAAATATAGTCTTACTTTTAGGAGGTATATTTGTCCTAATCGCTAACGGTGGAAAAGTTGCTCAACCAATTATTTCAGCTCATTCATTTACTACATCACCAAATCCTGCTTATCAATCAACTATCGCCATGTTTGCATTTTTAGTTTTTGCTATATTTGCATATGGAGGATTGGAAGTAGTAGGAGGACTTGTAGACCAGACAGAAAAGCCAGAAAAGAACTTTCCAAAAGGATTATTGATTTCTGCACTGCTTATTTCTATTGGATATTCAATAGGAATTTTTATGGTAGGAACATTTACTAACTGGAAAGAAGTATTAGGCACTCAAAATGTCAATATGGCAAATGTAGCATATGTAGTAATGCAAAATTTAGGTTACAAAATAGGACAAGGATTAGGACTTAATGAAGCTACATCTCTTACTATAGGTGCTTGGTTTGCAAGGTATGTAGGATTATCAATGTTTTTAGCATTGAGTGGCGCTTTTTTCACTTTATCTTATGCACCTTTAAAACAAATAATAGAAGGAACTCCTGCAGAGTTATGGCCAGGTAAAATGGGTAAAATCGAGGGCGATATTCCTAAAAATGCTATGTGGGTGCAATGTGCAATAGCGGTTGTAATAATTATCCTTGTTTCTTTTGGAGGAGAAGCTGCAGCTAAATTTTTCGCAAAACTCATATTGATGACAAATGTAGCTATGACATTGCCTTATGTATTTTTATCAGGTGCTTTCTACTCCTTTAAGAAAAATAAACAAATCCAAAAACCTTTTGCAATATTTAAAACTGACAGCAGTGCACTTATAGCAACAATAATTGTTACAGCAACAGTGGCTTTCGCTAACTTCTTTACAATAATCCAACCGGCAATTAACGGAGACACAAACTCTACTATCTGGATGATTGTAGGTCCACTATTTTTCTCCATCGTCGCACTTTTAATGTATAGACGTTATGAAAACAGGAAAGAAGCTGCAAAAGGCAAAGCTATTCAGACAAAAATAAGACCAGGACACAGATAA
- the nifJ gene encoding pyruvate:ferredoxin (flavodoxin) oxidoreductase has protein sequence MAKVMKTMDGNTAAAHVAYAFTEVAAIYPITPSSPMAEVVDEWSAHGRKNIFGQPVKVIEMQSEAGAAGAVHGSLAAGALTTTFTASQGLLLMIPNMYKIAGELLPGVFHVSARAVATHALSIFGDHSDVMACRQTGFAMLASGSVQEVMDLASVAHLSAIKGRVPFLHFFDGFRTSHEVQKIEVLDYEDLKKLVDYDALKAFRQRALNPEHPVTRGTAQNPDIFFQGREAANRFYNAIPEIVEYYMNEMKKLTGREYKLFNYYGAPDAERIIIAMGSVTETIEETVDYLLKKGEKVGVVKVHLYRPFSIKHFLDVIPKTVKKIAVLDRTKEPGSIGEPLYEDVKTAFFDSELRPVIVGGRYGLGSKDTTPAQIIAVFDNLKADEPKDHFTIGIIDDVTFTSLPVGEEVDTIPEGTTSCKFWGFGSDGTVGANKSAIKIIGDNTDLYVQAYFSYDSKKSGGVTVSHLRFGKKPIRSTYLINKADFIACHKQSYVYNYDILAGLKDGGTFLLNCNWKVEELDKKLPASIKRYLAKHNINFYIINAVDIAKEIGLGGRINMIMQSAFFKLTNIIPIEEAVKHLKEAIVKEYGHKGEKIVQMNYEAVDRGINSLVKVEVPASWADAEDEPKEERQAPDFVKNVADVMNRLEGDKLPVSAFLGREDGTFPPGTAAYEKRGIAVDVPEWQIDNCIQCNQCAFVCPHAAIRPFLLTEEEVKNAPEGFKVKKAIGKGFEGLYYRIQVSVLDCTGCGVCANECPAKEKALVMKPLETQMEEAKNWEYAMTLSPKENPMNKETVKGSQFETPLLEFSGACAGCGETPYAKLVTQLFGDRMMIANATGCSSIWGASAPSTPYCTNHEGKGPAWANSLFEDNAEFGLGMALAVKQQREKLADIVKELLELNITAELKEALQFWLDNMMDGKKSKEATIKLLPILQNYKAEDAKVKELINEILERKDYLIKKSQWIFGGDGWAYDIGYGGLDHVLASGEDINVLVFDTEVYSNTGGQSSKATPVGAVAQFAAAGKPIGKKDLGRMAMTYGYVYVAQVAMGASQTQLIKALVEAESYPGPSLIIAYAPCIAHGIKQGMSCSQLEEKKAVEAGYWVLYRYNPLLKKEGKNPFILDSKPPKLSVRDFLQGEVRFSALEKTFPEKAQKLFEEAEKQAQERYKIYEKLAKDE, from the coding sequence ATGGCTAAAGTAATGAAGACCATGGATGGTAACACAGCTGCTGCCCATGTGGCTTATGCTTTTACGGAAGTAGCTGCGATTTACCCCATAACTCCATCGTCTCCAATGGCAGAAGTTGTAGATGAGTGGAGTGCACATGGAAGGAAGAACATATTTGGTCAGCCGGTAAAAGTTATTGAAATGCAGTCAGAAGCAGGTGCTGCAGGGGCTGTTCACGGATCACTGGCAGCAGGAGCTCTAACAACGACATTTACTGCATCACAAGGACTTCTTTTAATGATTCCTAACATGTACAAAATTGCAGGGGAGCTTTTACCTGGAGTATTCCATGTAAGTGCACGTGCCGTTGCAACACATGCTCTTTCAATTTTCGGTGACCATTCTGACGTTATGGCATGCCGTCAGACAGGTTTTGCTATGCTTGCTTCTGGCAGTGTGCAGGAAGTAATGGATTTAGCAAGCGTTGCACACCTTTCTGCAATTAAAGGAAGAGTACCCTTCTTGCATTTCTTTGACGGATTTAGAACATCTCACGAAGTGCAAAAAATCGAAGTTTTAGATTATGAAGACCTCAAAAAACTTGTAGACTATGATGCTTTAAAAGCATTCAGACAAAGAGCACTAAATCCAGAACATCCTGTAACAAGAGGTACAGCTCAAAACCCAGATATATTCTTCCAAGGAAGAGAAGCTGCCAATAGATTCTACAATGCTATACCTGAAATCGTAGAATATTACATGAATGAAATGAAGAAATTAACAGGAAGAGAATATAAGCTGTTCAACTATTATGGCGCACCAGATGCAGAAAGAATAATAATTGCAATGGGTTCTGTGACAGAAACCATTGAAGAAACAGTAGATTACTTGTTGAAAAAAGGAGAAAAAGTAGGTGTCGTAAAAGTACATCTTTATAGGCCTTTCTCTATAAAACATTTCTTAGATGTAATACCAAAGACTGTTAAGAAGATAGCTGTACTCGATAGAACAAAAGAACCAGGTTCAATTGGTGAACCTTTGTATGAAGATGTAAAAACAGCTTTCTTTGACAGCGAATTGCGTCCAGTAATTGTTGGTGGTCGTTATGGTCTTGGTTCAAAAGATACTACACCTGCACAAATCATTGCTGTATTTGACAACCTCAAAGCTGATGAGCCAAAAGACCACTTCACAATAGGAATAATTGATGACGTAACCTTTACATCACTTCCTGTAGGAGAAGAAGTCGATACAATACCAGAAGGAACAACCAGCTGCAAATTCTGGGGATTCGGTTCTGATGGTACAGTAGGTGCAAACAAGAGTGCTATAAAGATCATAGGTGACAACACAGATTTATACGTGCAAGCATATTTCTCTTATGACTCAAAGAAATCAGGCGGTGTGACAGTATCTCACTTAAGATTCGGCAAAAAACCAATAAGGTCAACATATTTGATAAACAAAGCAGACTTTATTGCTTGCCATAAGCAGTCTTACGTTTACAACTATGACATATTAGCAGGATTAAAAGATGGTGGTACTTTCCTCCTAAACTGCAATTGGAAAGTTGAAGAATTAGACAAAAAATTGCCTGCTTCAATCAAAAGATATTTAGCTAAACACAACATCAACTTCTACATCATCAACGCTGTAGACATCGCAAAAGAAATAGGTTTAGGCGGAAGAATCAACATGATAATGCAATCTGCTTTCTTCAAACTCACAAACATAATACCAATTGAAGAGGCAGTAAAACACTTAAAAGAAGCTATCGTAAAAGAATACGGACATAAAGGCGAAAAGATAGTACAGATGAACTACGAGGCTGTAGATAGAGGTATAAATTCTTTAGTCAAAGTAGAAGTTCCTGCTTCTTGGGCAGATGCTGAAGATGAACCAAAAGAAGAAAGGCAAGCACCTGATTTTGTGAAGAATGTTGCCGATGTAATGAATAGATTGGAAGGAGACAAGCTTCCTGTTAGTGCTTTCCTTGGAAGAGAAGATGGAACCTTCCCACCAGGCACAGCAGCTTATGAAAAACGTGGAATTGCTGTTGACGTACCTGAGTGGCAGATAGACAACTGTATCCAATGTAACCAATGTGCATTTGTATGTCCTCACGCCGCAATAAGACCATTCCTTCTTACTGAAGAAGAAGTTAAAAATGCACCCGAAGGCTTTAAAGTTAAAAAGGCTATCGGAAAAGGCTTTGAAGGATTATACTACAGAATTCAGGTTAGCGTTCTTGATTGTACAGGTTGCGGCGTTTGTGCAAATGAATGCCCTGCAAAAGAAAAAGCGCTTGTTATGAAACCTTTAGAAACACAAATGGAAGAAGCAAAGAACTGGGAATACGCAATGACTTTATCACCAAAAGAAAACCCAATGAACAAAGAAACAGTAAAGGGAAGTCAATTTGAAACACCATTGCTTGAATTCTCAGGCGCTTGTGCAGGATGCGGTGAAACACCTTATGCAAAACTTGTAACCCAATTATTTGGCGATAGAATGATGATAGCAAATGCTACAGGTTGTTCTTCAATTTGGGGAGCAAGTGCGCCATCTACACCTTACTGCACAAATCATGAAGGGAAAGGACCTGCTTGGGCAAATTCTCTCTTTGAGGACAATGCAGAATTTGGTCTTGGTATGGCATTAGCTGTAAAACAGCAAAGAGAAAAATTAGCTGATATAGTAAAAGAACTGTTAGAGCTTAACATTACAGCAGAACTCAAAGAAGCTTTACAATTCTGGCTTGATAACATGATGGACGGCAAAAAATCAAAAGAAGCCACAATTAAACTGTTACCGATACTTCAAAATTACAAAGCAGAAGACGCAAAAGTAAAAGAGCTTATTAACGAAATACTTGAAAGAAAAGACTATCTCATTAAGAAGTCTCAATGGATATTTGGTGGCGATGGTTGGGCATACGATATAGGCTATGGTGGATTAGACCATGTCCTTGCTTCGGGAGAAGATATAAATGTTTTAGTATTCGACACAGAAGTTTACTCAAATACTGGCGGACAATCCTCAAAAGCAACACCAGTAGGAGCAGTAGCACAATTTGCTGCAGCTGGTAAACCAATCGGCAAGAAAGACTTAGGAAGAATGGCAATGACATATGGCTATGTATATGTAGCACAAGTTGCAATGGGAGCAAGCCAGACACAATTAATAAAAGCGCTAGTAGAAGCAGAAAGCTATCCAGGGCCATCTCTCATCATTGCGTATGCTCCATGTATCGCCCATGGAATAAAGCAAGGTATGAGCTGTAGCCAATTAGAAGAAAAGAAGGCCGTA